The region GCGGCGTCCGTCAGGTGCAGCGCTACCCGGCGCTCGGCCAGGCGCTGGCGCAGGCCGCCCAGCTGAATATCCACGATCTGCCGTAGGTTGTCGGCGGTCAGGGCGTCAAAGACGATGATGTCGTCCACCCGGTTGAGGAACTCGGGGCGGAAGTGCTCGCGCAGCTCGGTCAGCACCGCCTCGCGAATGTCGTCTGCCGGCTGGTTCTGGGCCTGCATTTCCAGAATCAGCCGGCTGCCGATGTTGCTGGTCAGAATAATCAGGGTGTTGCGGAAATCCACCGTGCGGCCCTGTCCGTCGGTCAGGCGGCCGTCGTCCAGCACCTGCAACAGCACGTTGAATACGTCGGGGTGTGCCTTTTCGATTTCGTCCAGCAGAATCACGCTGTAGGGGCGGCGGCGCACGGCTTCGGTCAGCTGGCCGCCTTCCTCATAGCCCACGTATCCGGGAGGGGCCCCGATGAGGCGGGCCACGGTGTGTTTCTCCATGTACTCGGACATGTCAATGCGCACCATCGCTTCGCTGGAATCGAACAGGAACTCGGCCAGCGCCTTGGCCAGCTCGGTCTTGCCGACGCCGGTCGGGCCCAGGAACATGAAGCTGCCCAGCGGGCGGTTGGGGTCGTTCAGGCCGGCGCGGGCGCGGCGGATGGTGTCGGCCACTGATTCGATGGCCCGTTCCTGCCCGATCACGCGCTTGTGCAGCTCGCCTTCCAGCCGCAGCAGCTTTTCGCGCTCGCCTTCCATCAGCTTGCTGACCGGAATCCCGGTCCAGCGGCTGACCACCTGCGCCACGTCTTCCTCGGTCACCTGGGTGTGGGCGAACTCGGCGCCCTTGAGCTTTTGCTCCAGCGCCTGCACTTCTTTTTCCAGCTGCGGCAGCCGGCCGTATTCCAGCTCGGCGGCCTTTTGCAGGTCGTAGTCGCGCCGGGCCTTTTCGATTTCGGTGCGGACGGCGTCCAGCGCTTCACGCTTCTGGCGCAGTTCGGAGACTTCGCCCCGCTCGGCTTCCCAGCGGCTGCGCACTTCGGCCAGTTCGTCGGTCAGAACACGCAGGTTGTCGTCAATGTCGGCCAGGCGGGCAATGCTGTCCTGGTCCTTTTCCTTTTTCAGGGCTTCGCGCTCAATTTCCAGCTGCAACTTGCGGCGCTGCAACTGGTCAATCCGCTCGGGGCTGGATTCCAGCGCCATACGCAGCCGGGCCGCCGATTCGTCGATCAGGTCAATCGCTTTGTCAGGTAGCTGCCGGTCGGTGATATAGCGGTTCGAGAGCTGTGCGGCCGCCACCAGCGCCGGGTCGGTGATTTCCACGTTGTGGTGCACCTGATAGCGTTCCTTGATCCCGCGCAGGATGGAAATGGTGTCTTCCACGGTCGGCTCATCCACGAACACCGGCTGGAAACGGCGTTCTAGCGCCGGGTCCTTTTCGATCTCGCGGTATTCGTCCAGGGTGGTGGCCCCGATCAGGTGCAGTTCGCCGCGCGCCAGGGCCGGCTTGAGCATGTTGCCGGCGTCGGGGCTGCCTTCGGTCTTGCCGGCACCCACGATGGTGTGGATTTCGTCCACGAACAGAATGATCTGTCCGGCCGACTGCACCACTTCATCGATAACGCCCTTGAGGCGTTCTTCGAACTCGCCGCGGAACTTGGCGCCGGCCAGCAGGCTGCCCATTTCCAGGCTCACGATGCGCTTGTCTTTGAGGCCTTCAGGCACGTCGCCGCTCACGATCCGCATGGCGAGGCCCTCGACGATGGCCGTCTTGCCGACGCCGGGTTCCCCGATCAGCACCGGGTTGTTCTTGGTGCGCCTCAGAAGAATCTGCATAGTACGGCGGATTTCTTCGTCGCGGCCAATCACGGGATCGAATTCGCCGTCCCGGGCGCGCGCCGTCAGATCGGTGCCGTATTTGTTCAGCGCATCAAACTGCGCCTCGGAAGTTTTATCGGTCACGTTTTTCCCCTTTCGCTGTTCGGTGATGGCCCGGTTCAGCTCGGCCTCGCCGGGAAGGTTGCGGTCATTCAGTTCGCCGCGGACCGCCAGCAGCAGAACGTCGGCTGCCACGAAGGAGTCGTTCTGCTGCTCGGCCAGCGTTTCGGCTTTCTGGAAGGCCCGCTGCAGGGCGTTGTCCATGTACAGTTGCCCACCGCCGCCCTGCACGCGGGGCAGTTTGGCCAGGGCCGCGTCCAGGCTGCCCTGCAGCGCGGTCAGGTCGGCACCGGCCAGGGTCAGGGCATGGGCGGCGGTGTCGTTGTCCAGCAGGGACCGCATCAGGTGCGCGGGGGTCAGCGTCTGCTGTCCGTTCTGCTGCGCCAGTTCCTGCGCGGCCGCGATGGCCTGGGTGGCACTTTTGGTAAATCGTTCAGGATTCAAGATTCGGTCACCTCCACAAAGGTGGGAATGTAGTCTTCGCTCAATGTTCTCAAAGTATAAAACCTGAGTGCAGCTTTGTCAAATTTAATAAGCAGAGAACTGATTCTTCTGTGGCTGGGAATAGAAGTGAGTCTGGGCGGCGCTGAAGCGGCTGAGCGTCGGGCCAGACGGCTCAGACTTCCTTCTGATACCGGAACACCTCGAAGGTCATCACCTGCTGCCGGTCCACCGTCTCGAACCCGAAGCTGGTGTAAATGGCCTGCAGGCCTGGCCGGGTCACGTCGGTGTCCAGCCGCAGCCAGCGCCGCTGCGCCTCACGGGTCAGCTCCTCGGCGCGGCGCAGCAGCAGCAAGCTCAGGCCCTGGCCCTGGGCGGCCGGGTGCACCGCCAGCTTGTGCAGGTACAGTGCCTCGCCGGCCGGCTTTTCGGCCCAGAACACCGGGTCGGGGTTCATCAGCACAAAGCAGCCCACCGGCTGCTCGCCCTGCCAGGCCACCTGCCAGCCTGCGGCGGGGTAGTCCTGTGCCAGGGCGTCTACCGTCAGGGTGTCGGGCGGCCACAGCTCCTCGTGGCCGCGGTCCAGCACGCTGCGGGCGGTGGCCTGCAGGATATGTGCGGCAGCTGCGGGGTCCCCGGAGGTCCAGCGCAGAGGTGCGGCGTAGGGCTGGCCGGCAGAAAGTTCAGTCATGGCTGATATTCTGCCGCGCCGGGCGGGCCTCAGGGCGCCGCGACCCGCTGAATCCGGGTGCTCAGGCGGGTGAAGATCTCATATTCGGCCATCTCGCTCCAGCGCGCCACTTCTGAGATGTGAAGCTCCTGCCCGCCCGCGTCACGGCCCCAGAGAGTCACCCAGTCGCCGGCGCGCAGGTCCAGCCCAGTGGCGTCCACCATCAATTGATCCATGCAGACCCGGCCCAGTACCGGGCGCCGCTCGCCGCCGATCAGGACTTCGGCTTGCCCGGTGGCGCGGCGCGGGTAGCCGTCTGCGTAGCCGATAGCTACGGTGGCGATCAGGCTGTCGCGGTCCAGGGTACTCAGGCCGTTGTAACTGACCCGCTCGCCGGCGGCGGCCGTGTGCAGATAGGTAATGCGTGCCTGCAAGGTCATGGCTGGGGTCAGCCCTGGCGCGCCGCTCGGCGGCATGACGCCATAGGCGCTCAGGCCGGGGCGGGCCAGCGCCATGCCCGGCAGGGGCCCCAGATTCAGCACCGCCGCCGAGTTGCCCATGTGGTGTCTGACCTCTGGAAAGTGCTGCGCCACCGCCTGAAAAGTCTGGAATTGCTGGCGTGAGAGGGTCTGGTCGGGTTCCTCGGCCTCGGTGAAGTGAGAAAAGACGCCGGCCAGCAGCTCGCGTTCTTCCAGCCGCCGCCCAACCGCTACAGCGTCGGCGGGGCTCGCGCCCAGGCGGTTCATGCCGGTGTTGACCTTCAGGTGGGCCTGGGCGCCCTCCGGCAGCGCCTCGGCTTCGGCCAGGGTGCTGATGGTCAGGTGCACGCCGGCCGCCACTAGCGCAGGCCACTCGTCCGGGAAGGACGCCCCGAAGATCATCACCGGCTTGGGGCAGTTCAGGCCGCGCAGCTGCTCGGTCAGCTCCAGCGCCTCGGCCGGGGTCGCCACCGCCATGCCCCACACCGCTTCCGACTCGGCAGCCACCGGGGCCACCACGTCTATTCCGTGGCCGTAGGCGTTGGCCTTCATCGGCCATAGGAGCGGCACGCCGGCCTTCTCGCTCAAAAAGCGCAGGTTCTGGTGCAGGGCACTGGCCGAAATCAGCGCTCTGGCGCGGGCAAAGGTGGAAGGGTGTGGGGACACGGGCGTCGTCACGGGAAGGGGGCCTTTCAGAAGAACAAGGACGTGTGCTGCGCGTTCGGAAGCGAGTCTAGCGCAGGTGTTCTGAGAGCGGCCCGGTGGAGGAGACGGCGCGGGGTGTCAACTCAGCGGCAGTTGCCGATCTTTTCCATCCCGGCGAGAAATCCCTTGGCTGTGAAGACATAGTCCAGCGGCGCCATACCGTCCCGCAGCACCCGCATGGTGACTTTAGACCGTCCCCTCACGAAGGCCCGGTAGATTTCCTTTTCGGCCTGTTCGGTAAACCAGACCGCTGTCAGGTCAGGTGCGTTTTTCAGGGTAGCTGTCTTCGTTGAGACAGTTTTGGGAGTCTCGGCGTCAATGCGGTACATGACCTTCGGGGAGCGGTCCAGGTCCAAGTCATTCTTGGTCATGAGCGGATTTTTGGTTTTGAGGAGGATGTCATATCCGCCCTTTCCATCACAGAAGACGCCGACAAACGTATTGGCTCCGGTATCGTTGACCTCGGCAATGGCGAGAGAACTCTGATTCGCATCGGTCATGGCATCCCGGCCTGGAAAATAGTAGATCGGCTGACCAGGAATCTGACCCGCTGCGGAGGCGGTGGTCAGGGCAGCAAAGGCTAACGCAGCTAGATATTTACGCACATCTAAAGCATAGAAAAGGCCCAGAGCTGCCGGGAACAAATTTGCCCAGTTACAGCGCCTTAGCCTGCTGTCTTTTTGTGCCAATGCAGACGGCCCAGCCGCTGGGTGGCGCAATACAAAAGAAAAACCCGCCTTGCGGCGGGCTTCTTACGTTGGTAGTTCCGAGCGGATTTGAACCGCTGACCCCTACCGTGTCAAGGTAGTGCTCTACCCCTGAGCTACGGAACTATATCTGAAAGGTTCAGACCGGGTAAAAGTTTGGAGGCGCTGACCGGACTCGAACCGGTGGTGGAGCTTTTGCAGAGCTCTGCCTTACCACTTGGCTACAGCGCCAGATGTGCGGATGGCCTCTGCTCAGGCCAGCGGAAAGAAGAGTAACACAGGCCAGCATGCTTGTAAAGATAAAGGCCAGATGGAGCGGCTTAGGGGCGGGGGAGGGCTGGGCGCGCTGCGGCAGCGGCCGGAGCCGGTTATCCTGAAGCGGATGACACAAGATGGCAAGCAGGACAAGAACAGGCAGGACAAAAAGGCGCAGCAGTACGGCGTGACGCCCCAGAGTACAGACTTTAACGACTGGTACAACGAGGTCGTGAAAAAGGCCGACCTGGCCGATCATTCCCCGGTGGCGGGCGCCATGGTGGTCAAGCCTTACGGCACGGCACTTTGGGAGCGCATCCAGCGCGATCTGGACGACCGCTTCAAGGCCACTGGGCACCAAAATCTGCTGTTTCCTACCCTGATTCCGATGGGCTTCATCATGAAAGAGGCTGATCACGTCGAGGGCTTTGCGCCGGAGCTGTTTACCGTGAGCAAGATCGGCACCGAGGAACTGGCCGAGCCTTACGTGATGCGCCCCACCTCCGAAACCATCATCGGGCACATGTGGTCCGGCTGGCTGAACTCCTACCGCGACCTGCCCTTTCTGCACAACCAGTGGGGCAGCGTGTTCCGCGCCGAGCTGCGCACCAAGCCTTTTCTGCGCACGTCCGAGTTCTTCTGGCAAGAAGGCCACACCGCCCACACCACTGAGGCCGAAGCCCGCGCCGAGGTGCGCCAGCAGCTGGACGAATACCACGCCTTTTGCCGTGACGTACTGGCGCTGCCGGTG is a window of Deinococcus sp. Marseille-Q6407 DNA encoding:
- a CDS encoding GNAT family N-acetyltransferase, with protein sequence MTELSAGQPYAAPLRWTSGDPAAAAHILQATARSVLDRGHEELWPPDTLTVDALAQDYPAAGWQVAWQGEQPVGCFVLMNPDPVFWAEKPAGEALYLHKLAVHPAAQGQGLSLLLLRRAEELTREAQRRWLRLDTDVTRPGLQAIYTSFGFETVDRQQVMTFEVFRYQKEV
- the alr gene encoding alanine racemase; this translates as MTTPVSPHPSTFARARALISASALHQNLRFLSEKAGVPLLWPMKANAYGHGIDVVAPVAAESEAVWGMAVATPAEALELTEQLRGLNCPKPVMIFGASFPDEWPALVAAGVHLTISTLAEAEALPEGAQAHLKVNTGMNRLGASPADAVAVGRRLEERELLAGVFSHFTEAEEPDQTLSRQQFQTFQAVAQHFPEVRHHMGNSAAVLNLGPLPGMALARPGLSAYGVMPPSGAPGLTPAMTLQARITYLHTAAAGERVSYNGLSTLDRDSLIATVAIGYADGYPRRATGQAEVLIGGERRPVLGRVCMDQLMVDATGLDLRAGDWVTLWGRDAGGQELHISEVARWSEMAEYEIFTRLSTRIQRVAAP
- the clpB gene encoding ATP-dependent chaperone ClpB, translated to MNPERFTKSATQAIAAAQELAQQNGQQTLTPAHLMRSLLDNDTAAHALTLAGADLTALQGSLDAALAKLPRVQGGGGQLYMDNALQRAFQKAETLAEQQNDSFVAADVLLLAVRGELNDRNLPGEAELNRAITEQRKGKNVTDKTSEAQFDALNKYGTDLTARARDGEFDPVIGRDEEIRRTMQILLRRTKNNPVLIGEPGVGKTAIVEGLAMRIVSGDVPEGLKDKRIVSLEMGSLLAGAKFRGEFEERLKGVIDEVVQSAGQIILFVDEIHTIVGAGKTEGSPDAGNMLKPALARGELHLIGATTLDEYREIEKDPALERRFQPVFVDEPTVEDTISILRGIKERYQVHHNVEITDPALVAAAQLSNRYITDRQLPDKAIDLIDESAARLRMALESSPERIDQLQRRKLQLEIEREALKKEKDQDSIARLADIDDNLRVLTDELAEVRSRWEAERGEVSELRQKREALDAVRTEIEKARRDYDLQKAAELEYGRLPQLEKEVQALEQKLKGAEFAHTQVTEEDVAQVVSRWTGIPVSKLMEGEREKLLRLEGELHKRVIGQERAIESVADTIRRARAGLNDPNRPLGSFMFLGPTGVGKTELAKALAEFLFDSSEAMVRIDMSEYMEKHTVARLIGAPPGYVGYEEGGQLTEAVRRRPYSVILLDEIEKAHPDVFNVLLQVLDDGRLTDGQGRTVDFRNTLIILTSNIGSRLILEMQAQNQPADDIREAVLTELREHFRPEFLNRVDDIIVFDALTADNLRQIVDIQLGGLRQRLAERRVALHLTDAAKDQLASVGYDPAFGARPLKRAISREIETPLARRILSGEVPDNSVLNVDYQNGNFTFGSGSLN